The proteins below come from a single Xyrauchen texanus isolate HMW12.3.18 chromosome 1, RBS_HiC_50CHRs, whole genome shotgun sequence genomic window:
- the cd99l2 gene encoding CD99 antigen-like protein 2 isoform X5, with protein MGKLSTWTLLAVFSLLIVKGISEDFNLADAFDDDLPSSTPAPKVDPAGGAGAAVKPTKLPVQTTTKNPVKPKPKQTGLEDFNLEDALDPDNDIRGNGKNSGKSGGEFTDNDLVDVGNDDTYKPDKGKGGRATGGSELDPADENNDDTMAETGTIAGIVSAVAMTLVGAVSSYISYQKKKFCFSIQQSLNADMVKADAPDAVVAQEPQVQQTLLQPPNAEPPTEENAV; from the exons ATGGGGAAGCTTTCAACATGGACGCTCCTTGCAGTCTTTTCTCTGCTGATAGTGAAAG GCATCAGTGAGGATTTTAACTTGGCAGATGCGTTTGATGACGACCTACCCTCAT CTACCCCAGCACCTAAAGTGGATCCAGCAGGTGGTGCAGGAGCAGCAG tgaaACCTACTAAGCTTCCTGTGCAGACCACAACCAAGAACCCAGTAAAGCCCAAGCCCAAACAAACAG GTTTGGAGGACTTTAATCTTGAAGATGCCCTGGACCCCGACAACGACATCAGAGGAAATGGCAAAAACTCTGGCAAAAGCG GTGGTGAGTTCACAGACAATGACCTTGTGGATGTGGGCAATGATGACACCTACAAACCAGACAAAGGCAAAG GTGGACGAGCAACTGGAGGTAGTGAATTGGATCCTGCTGATGAAAATAATGATG ACACTATGGCTGAGACTGGTACCATTGCTGGCATTGTGAGTGCTGTTGCTATGACTTTGGTCGGTGCAGTGAGCAGCTACATCTCCTACCAGAAGAAGAAGTTTTGCTTCAGCATACAGC AGAGTCTGAATGCAGATATGGTGAAGGCAGATGCTCCAGATGCTGTAGTAGCACAGGAGCCACAAG
- the cd99l2 gene encoding CD99 antigen-like protein 2 isoform X4: MGKLSTWTLLAVFSLLIVKGISEDFNLADAFDDDLPSSTPAPKVDPAGGAGAAVKPTKLPVQTTTKNPVKPKPKQTGLEDFNLEDALDPDNDIRGNGKNSGKSDKGIGGGGRDDGRPNSRGGTGGGEFTDNDLVDVGNDDTYKPDKGKGGRATGGSELDPADENNDDTMAETGTIAGIVSAVAMTLVGAVSSYISYQKKKFCFSIQQSLNADMVKADAPDAVVAQEPQVQQTLLQPPNAEPPTEENAV; the protein is encoded by the exons ATGGGGAAGCTTTCAACATGGACGCTCCTTGCAGTCTTTTCTCTGCTGATAGTGAAAG GCATCAGTGAGGATTTTAACTTGGCAGATGCGTTTGATGACGACCTACCCTCAT CTACCCCAGCACCTAAAGTGGATCCAGCAGGTGGTGCAGGAGCAGCAG tgaaACCTACTAAGCTTCCTGTGCAGACCACAACCAAGAACCCAGTAAAGCCCAAGCCCAAACAAACAG GTTTGGAGGACTTTAATCTTGAAGATGCCCTGGACCCCGACAACGACATCAGAGGAAATGGCAAAAACTCTGGCAAAAGCG ATAAAGGCATCGGAGGTGGAGGCCGTGATGACGGCAGACCCAACAGCAGAGGTGGAACTGGTG GTGGTGAGTTCACAGACAATGACCTTGTGGATGTGGGCAATGATGACACCTACAAACCAGACAAAGGCAAAG GTGGACGAGCAACTGGAGGTAGTGAATTGGATCCTGCTGATGAAAATAATGATG ACACTATGGCTGAGACTGGTACCATTGCTGGCATTGTGAGTGCTGTTGCTATGACTTTGGTCGGTGCAGTGAGCAGCTACATCTCCTACCAGAAGAAGAAGTTTTGCTTCAGCATACAGC AGAGTCTGAATGCAGATATGGTGAAGGCAGATGCTCCAGATGCTGTAGTAGCACAGGAGCCACAAG
- the cd99l2 gene encoding CD99 antigen-like protein 2 isoform X3, which yields MGKLSTWTLLAVFSLLIVKGISEDFNLADAFDDDLPSSTPAPKVDPAGGAGAAVKPTKLPVQTTTKNPVKPKPKQTEEISTDFFEPTVRPGLLPQTTAKHLQTSVSSRKVQPGLEDFNLEDALDPDNDIRGNGKNSGKSGGEFTDNDLVDVGNDDTYKPDKGKGGRATGGSELDPADENNDDTMAETGTIAGIVSAVAMTLVGAVSSYISYQKKKFCFSIQQSLNADMVKADAPDAVVAQEPQVQQTLLQPPNAEPPTEENAV from the exons ATGGGGAAGCTTTCAACATGGACGCTCCTTGCAGTCTTTTCTCTGCTGATAGTGAAAG GCATCAGTGAGGATTTTAACTTGGCAGATGCGTTTGATGACGACCTACCCTCAT CTACCCCAGCACCTAAAGTGGATCCAGCAGGTGGTGCAGGAGCAGCAG tgaaACCTACTAAGCTTCCTGTGCAGACCACAACCAAGAACCCAGTAAAGCCCAAGCCCAAACAAACAG AAGAGATATCCACTGATTTCTTTGAGCCCACCGTTCGCCCGGGCCTGTTGCCCCAAACAACCGCTAAACATCTCCAAACCTCTGTTTCCTCTCGGAAAGTCCAGCCTG GTTTGGAGGACTTTAATCTTGAAGATGCCCTGGACCCCGACAACGACATCAGAGGAAATGGCAAAAACTCTGGCAAAAGCG GTGGTGAGTTCACAGACAATGACCTTGTGGATGTGGGCAATGATGACACCTACAAACCAGACAAAGGCAAAG GTGGACGAGCAACTGGAGGTAGTGAATTGGATCCTGCTGATGAAAATAATGATG ACACTATGGCTGAGACTGGTACCATTGCTGGCATTGTGAGTGCTGTTGCTATGACTTTGGTCGGTGCAGTGAGCAGCTACATCTCCTACCAGAAGAAGAAGTTTTGCTTCAGCATACAGC AGAGTCTGAATGCAGATATGGTGAAGGCAGATGCTCCAGATGCTGTAGTAGCACAGGAGCCACAAG
- the cd99l2 gene encoding CD99 antigen-like protein 2 isoform X1 has product MGKLSTWTLLAVFSLLIVKGISEDFNLADAFDDDLPSSTPAPKVDPAGGAGAAVKPTKLPVQTTTKNPVKPKPKQTEEISTDFFEPTVRPGLLPQTTAKHLQTSVSSRKVQPGLEDFNLEDALDPDNDIRGNGKNSGKSDKGIGGGGRDDGRPNSRGGTGGGEFTDNDLVDVGNDDTYKPDKGKGGRATGGSELDPADENNDDTMAETGTIAGIVSAVAMTLVGAVSSYISYQKKKFCFSIQQSLNADMVKADAPDAVVAQEPQVQQTLLQPPNAEPPTEENAV; this is encoded by the exons ATGGGGAAGCTTTCAACATGGACGCTCCTTGCAGTCTTTTCTCTGCTGATAGTGAAAG GCATCAGTGAGGATTTTAACTTGGCAGATGCGTTTGATGACGACCTACCCTCAT CTACCCCAGCACCTAAAGTGGATCCAGCAGGTGGTGCAGGAGCAGCAG tgaaACCTACTAAGCTTCCTGTGCAGACCACAACCAAGAACCCAGTAAAGCCCAAGCCCAAACAAACAG AAGAGATATCCACTGATTTCTTTGAGCCCACCGTTCGCCCGGGCCTGTTGCCCCAAACAACCGCTAAACATCTCCAAACCTCTGTTTCCTCTCGGAAAGTCCAGCCTG GTTTGGAGGACTTTAATCTTGAAGATGCCCTGGACCCCGACAACGACATCAGAGGAAATGGCAAAAACTCTGGCAAAAGCG ATAAAGGCATCGGAGGTGGAGGCCGTGATGACGGCAGACCCAACAGCAGAGGTGGAACTGGTG GTGGTGAGTTCACAGACAATGACCTTGTGGATGTGGGCAATGATGACACCTACAAACCAGACAAAGGCAAAG GTGGACGAGCAACTGGAGGTAGTGAATTGGATCCTGCTGATGAAAATAATGATG ACACTATGGCTGAGACTGGTACCATTGCTGGCATTGTGAGTGCTGTTGCTATGACTTTGGTCGGTGCAGTGAGCAGCTACATCTCCTACCAGAAGAAGAAGTTTTGCTTCAGCATACAGC AGAGTCTGAATGCAGATATGGTGAAGGCAGATGCTCCAGATGCTGTAGTAGCACAGGAGCCACAAG
- the cd99l2 gene encoding CD99 antigen-like protein 2 isoform X2 encodes MCLGISEDFNLADAFDDDLPSSTPAPKVDPAGGAGAAVKPTKLPVQTTTKNPVKPKPKQTEEISTDFFEPTVRPGLLPQTTAKHLQTSVSSRKVQPGLEDFNLEDALDPDNDIRGNGKNSGKSDKGIGGGGRDDGRPNSRGGTGGGEFTDNDLVDVGNDDTYKPDKGKGGRATGGSELDPADENNDDTMAETGTIAGIVSAVAMTLVGAVSSYISYQKKKFCFSIQQSLNADMVKADAPDAVVAQEPQVQQTLLQPPNAEPPTEENAV; translated from the exons ATGTGTTTAG GCATCAGTGAGGATTTTAACTTGGCAGATGCGTTTGATGACGACCTACCCTCAT CTACCCCAGCACCTAAAGTGGATCCAGCAGGTGGTGCAGGAGCAGCAG tgaaACCTACTAAGCTTCCTGTGCAGACCACAACCAAGAACCCAGTAAAGCCCAAGCCCAAACAAACAG AAGAGATATCCACTGATTTCTTTGAGCCCACCGTTCGCCCGGGCCTGTTGCCCCAAACAACCGCTAAACATCTCCAAACCTCTGTTTCCTCTCGGAAAGTCCAGCCTG GTTTGGAGGACTTTAATCTTGAAGATGCCCTGGACCCCGACAACGACATCAGAGGAAATGGCAAAAACTCTGGCAAAAGCG ATAAAGGCATCGGAGGTGGAGGCCGTGATGACGGCAGACCCAACAGCAGAGGTGGAACTGGTG GTGGTGAGTTCACAGACAATGACCTTGTGGATGTGGGCAATGATGACACCTACAAACCAGACAAAGGCAAAG GTGGACGAGCAACTGGAGGTAGTGAATTGGATCCTGCTGATGAAAATAATGATG ACACTATGGCTGAGACTGGTACCATTGCTGGCATTGTGAGTGCTGTTGCTATGACTTTGGTCGGTGCAGTGAGCAGCTACATCTCCTACCAGAAGAAGAAGTTTTGCTTCAGCATACAGC AGAGTCTGAATGCAGATATGGTGAAGGCAGATGCTCCAGATGCTGTAGTAGCACAGGAGCCACAAG